A stretch of the Streptomyces venezuelae genome encodes the following:
- a CDS encoding exodeoxyribonuclease III — translation MLIVTSVNVNGIRAAAKKGFVPWLAGTDADVICLQEVRAEEGQIPAEVRAPEGWHTVFAPAAAKGRAGVALYTRREPERVQVGFGSEEFDGSGRYVEADLPGVTVASLYLPSGEAGTEKQDEKYRFMAEFRDYLAELKVRAAADGREVLVCGDWNICHREADLKNWKTNRKNAGFLPEEREWLGSVYDGTGYVDVMRELHPEQEGPYSWWSYRGRAFDNDAGWRIDLHVATPGLAGRAVKGFVERAETHPERWSDHAPVTVVYELG, via the coding sequence ATGCTCATCGTGACCTCCGTGAACGTGAATGGGATCCGTGCCGCCGCCAAGAAGGGCTTTGTGCCGTGGCTGGCCGGGACCGATGCCGATGTGATCTGCCTGCAGGAGGTCCGGGCCGAGGAGGGCCAGATTCCGGCCGAGGTCCGGGCGCCCGAGGGCTGGCACACCGTGTTCGCGCCGGCCGCCGCCAAGGGCCGGGCCGGGGTCGCCCTCTATACGCGCCGGGAGCCGGAGCGGGTGCAGGTCGGGTTCGGGAGTGAGGAGTTCGACGGCAGCGGGCGGTACGTGGAGGCCGACCTGCCCGGGGTGACCGTCGCGAGCCTGTACCTGCCCTCGGGCGAGGCGGGGACCGAGAAGCAGGACGAGAAGTACCGGTTCATGGCGGAGTTCCGCGACTACCTGGCGGAGCTGAAGGTACGGGCCGCCGCCGACGGCCGGGAGGTGCTGGTGTGCGGTGACTGGAACATCTGCCACCGGGAGGCCGACCTCAAGAACTGGAAGACCAACCGCAAGAACGCCGGCTTCCTGCCCGAGGAGCGCGAGTGGCTGGGGAGCGTCTACGACGGCACCGGGTATGTGGACGTGATGCGGGAACTGCACCCGGAACAGGAGGGCCCGTACTCCTGGTGGTCCTACCGCGGGCGGGCCTTCGACAACGACGCCGGCTGGCGGATCGATCTGCACGTCGCGACGCCCGGGCTGGCCGGCCGGGCCGTGAAGGGGTTCGTGGAGCGGGCCGAGACCCATCCGGAGCGGTGGTCCGACCACGCGCCCGTGACCGTGGTCTACGAGCTCGGCTGA
- a CDS encoding GNAT family N-acetyltransferase — MSHGIELRAVPYDHPDAVKLNDQVQLEYQERYQGEGDATPLDPAMFAPPHGLYLLAYDAAGAPVASGGWRRQEANPEGYSDGDAELKRMYVIPEARGLGLARRILAELEADARAAARTRMVLETGDRQPEAIALYLSEGYAMCAKFGYYRAYDSSRCMAKPLI; from the coding sequence ATGTCTCACGGGATCGAACTCCGCGCCGTGCCGTACGACCACCCGGACGCGGTGAAACTCAACGACCAGGTCCAGCTCGAATACCAGGAGCGGTACCAGGGCGAGGGCGACGCGACCCCGCTCGACCCGGCGATGTTCGCCCCGCCGCACGGCCTCTACCTGCTGGCGTACGACGCCGCGGGCGCCCCGGTGGCCAGCGGCGGCTGGCGCCGGCAGGAGGCGAACCCCGAGGGCTACTCGGACGGTGACGCGGAACTGAAGCGGATGTACGTCATACCCGAGGCCCGCGGCCTCGGCCTGGCCCGGCGCATCCTGGCCGAACTGGAAGCGGACGCCCGTGCCGCCGCCCGCACCCGCATGGTCCTGGAAACCGGCGACCGGCAGCCGGAGGCCATCGCCCTCTACCTCTCCGAGGGCTACGCGATGTGCGCGAAGTTCGGCTACTACCGCGCGTACGACTCCAGCCGCTGCATGGCCAAGCCACTGATCTGA
- a CDS encoding alpha/beta fold hydrolase — protein MRDAQVTPEGARIRWVDMPGDPRRATRVFLHGLGASAAPYFAASAAHPALAGHRSLLVDLLGFGISDRPADFGYTLEDHADAVATALETSGVRAADVVGHSMGGAVAIVLAARHPHLVGRLVLVDAALDPTPVVHGRPGVSGIAAYTEEEFLAGGWREIREVAGPHWWSTMRLAGREALYRSAVHRARGTTPTLRELLLALPIPRTCLRPKADQPLPGAQELAEAGVAVVSIPDSGHNIMLDNPDAFAQATAHALRAA, from the coding sequence ATGCGCGATGCCCAGGTGACCCCCGAAGGGGCGCGAATCCGCTGGGTGGACATGCCCGGAGACCCCCGCCGTGCCACCCGTGTCTTCCTGCACGGACTCGGCGCCTCCGCCGCGCCGTACTTCGCGGCCTCCGCAGCGCACCCCGCCCTGGCGGGCCACCGCTCGCTGCTGGTCGATCTGCTGGGGTTCGGCATCAGTGACCGCCCCGCCGACTTCGGCTACACGCTGGAGGACCATGCCGACGCCGTGGCGACGGCTCTGGAGACGTCCGGGGTCCGGGCGGCGGACGTGGTCGGGCACAGCATGGGCGGCGCCGTGGCCATTGTGCTGGCCGCCCGCCATCCGCACCTGGTCGGCCGGCTCGTCCTGGTCGACGCCGCCCTCGACCCGACGCCCGTGGTGCACGGCCGGCCCGGGGTGAGCGGCATCGCCGCCTATACCGAGGAGGAGTTCCTCGCCGGCGGGTGGCGGGAGATCCGCGAGGTGGCCGGGCCGCACTGGTGGTCCACCATGCGGCTGGCCGGGCGCGAGGCCCTGTACCGCAGCGCGGTCCACCGGGCCCGCGGCACCACACCCACCCTGCGCGAACTGCTGCTGGCCCTGCCGATCCCGCGCACCTGCCTGCGGCCGAAAGCCGACCAGCCGCTTCCCGGCGCGCAGGAACTCGCCGAAGCGGGAGTCGCGGTGGTGTCGATCCCGGACAGCGGGCACAACATCATGCTGGACAACCCGGACGCCTTCGCCCAGGCCACCGCCCACGCGCTGCGAGCGGCCTGA
- a CDS encoding PadR family transcriptional regulator produces the protein MDAVLELAILGFLYEQPLHGYELKRRVAHLTGHVRPIADGTLYPAIKRLEKAGLLSRQTEPGTRAAPRHVLTLTATGREELRRRLREADGVEISDENHWFTVLAFLRHLNAPDQQAAVLRRRQAFLREPSSFFYEDERPVAAEEFDDPFRRGLLTIARTTSRTELDWLDNTLRTLTSEADPT, from the coding sequence ATGGATGCCGTGTTGGAACTGGCGATCCTGGGTTTCCTGTACGAGCAGCCGCTGCACGGCTACGAGCTGAAGCGGCGCGTAGCGCATCTCACCGGCCACGTCCGGCCGATCGCGGACGGCACGCTCTATCCGGCCATCAAACGACTGGAGAAGGCCGGGCTGCTGAGCCGCCAGACCGAGCCCGGCACCCGGGCGGCACCCCGGCACGTCCTCACCCTGACAGCCACGGGCCGGGAGGAACTGCGCCGCCGCCTGCGCGAGGCCGACGGCGTCGAGATCAGCGACGAGAACCACTGGTTCACCGTCCTGGCCTTCCTGCGCCACCTGAACGCCCCCGACCAGCAGGCCGCCGTCCTCCGCCGACGCCAGGCCTTCCTCAGAGAGCCGAGCAGCTTCTTCTACGAGGACGAACGCCCGGTTGCCGCCGAAGAGTTCGACGACCCCTTCCGCCGGGGCCTGCTCACCATCGCCCGCACCACCAGCCGCACCGAGCTGGACTGGCTGGACAACACCCTGAGGACCCTCACCTCCGAGGCCGACCCAACCTGA
- a CDS encoding GNAT family N-acetyltransferase — MVLTEGEVSLRPIKLRDQGAWREVNRRNREWLRPWEATIPPPAPWGPVIQRPTYRQMVRHLRAEANAGRMLPFVVEYQGRLVGQLTVAGITWGSMCAGHVGYWVDREVAGRGVMPTAVALAVDHCFRRVGLHRIEVCIRPENGPSRRVVEKLGFREEGLRPRYLHIDGAWRDHLVYALTAEEVPEGLLDRWRRTRT, encoded by the coding sequence GTGGTGCTCACCGAGGGCGAGGTTTCGCTCCGGCCGATAAAGCTGCGCGATCAGGGCGCCTGGCGTGAGGTGAACCGGCGCAACCGCGAGTGGCTGCGCCCCTGGGAGGCCACGATCCCGCCGCCCGCCCCCTGGGGGCCGGTGATCCAGCGGCCGACGTACCGGCAGATGGTCCGGCACCTGCGGGCCGAGGCGAACGCGGGCCGGATGCTGCCGTTCGTCGTCGAGTACCAGGGCCGGCTGGTGGGGCAGCTGACGGTGGCCGGGATCACCTGGGGCTCGATGTGTGCCGGCCATGTGGGCTACTGGGTGGACCGCGAGGTGGCCGGCCGGGGTGTCATGCCCACGGCGGTCGCGCTGGCCGTGGACCACTGCTTCCGCAGGGTCGGGCTGCACCGGATCGAGGTGTGCATCCGTCCCGAGAACGGGCCGAGCCGGCGGGTGGTGGAGAAACTCGGATTCCGCGAAGAGGGACTGCGTCCGCGCTATCTCCACATCGACGGCGCATGGCGGGACCATCTGGTCTATGCGCTCACTGCGGAGGAAGTCCCGGAGGGCCTGCTCGACCGGTGGCGCCGCACCCGCACATAA
- a CDS encoding molybdenum cofactor biosynthesis protein B has product MNAPRGGEVHGHAHPAPGQAWSAAPERTTERTAEPAGLRGLVVTASNRASQGVYADKGGPVLAEGLEQLGFAVDGPLVVPDGDPVEQALREGVAAGYDVILTTGGTGISPTDRTPDATARVLDYEIPGIPQAIRAENLAKVPTAALSRGLAGVAGHTLIVNLPGSTGGVRDGLAVLSRILLHAVDQIRGGDHPRPPAPTGSQS; this is encoded by the coding sequence GTGAACGCCCCCCGCGGCGGCGAGGTGCACGGCCACGCCCACCCCGCCCCCGGGCAGGCCTGGTCCGCGGCACCGGAGCGGACGACGGAGCGGACGGCGGAGCCGGCCGGCCTGCGCGGACTGGTCGTCACCGCGTCCAACCGGGCCTCGCAGGGCGTGTACGCCGACAAGGGCGGACCGGTGCTCGCCGAGGGGCTGGAGCAGCTCGGGTTCGCCGTCGACGGCCCGCTGGTGGTGCCCGACGGCGATCCGGTCGAGCAGGCGCTGCGCGAGGGCGTGGCAGCCGGCTACGACGTCATCCTCACCACCGGCGGCACCGGGATCTCGCCCACCGACCGGACCCCCGACGCCACCGCCCGGGTCCTCGACTACGAGATCCCCGGCATCCCGCAGGCCATCCGTGCCGAGAACCTTGCGAAGGTCCCGACCGCGGCGCTGTCCCGGGGGCTGGCCGGAGTCGCCGGCCACACCCTGATCGTCAACCTGCCCGGCTCCACGGGCGGGGTCCGGGACGGGCTGGCGGTGCTGTCGCGCATCCTGCTGCACGCGGTGGACCAGATCCGCGGCGGAGACCACCCCCGCCCGCCGGCACCGACCGGGAGCCAGAGCTGA
- the moaC gene encoding cyclic pyranopterin monophosphate synthase MoaC: MSTQSRLTHIDEAGAARMVDVSEKDVTTRTARASGRVLVSPRVIELLRGEGVPKGDALATARIAGIMGAKKTPDLIPLCHPLSVSGVKVDLTVADDAVEILATVKTADRTGVEMEALTAVAVAGLTVIDMVKAVDKGAVITDVRVEEKTGGKSGDWTRA, translated from the coding sequence ATGAGTACCCAGAGCAGGCTCACCCACATCGACGAGGCCGGGGCGGCGCGGATGGTCGACGTCTCCGAGAAGGACGTCACCACCCGGACCGCCCGGGCCAGCGGGCGGGTCCTGGTCTCCCCGCGGGTGATCGAACTGCTGCGGGGCGAGGGCGTGCCGAAGGGCGATGCCCTCGCCACCGCGCGGATCGCCGGGATCATGGGCGCCAAGAAGACCCCGGACCTGATCCCGCTCTGCCACCCGCTCTCGGTCTCCGGCGTGAAGGTCGACCTGACCGTCGCCGACGACGCCGTGGAGATCCTGGCCACCGTCAAGACAGCGGACCGCACGGGCGTGGAGATGGAGGCGCTGACCGCCGTCGCGGTCGCCGGGCTCACGGTGATCGACATGGTCAAGGCGGTCGACAAGGGCGCCGTCATCACCGACGTCCGGGTGGAGGAGAAGACCGGCGGCAAGTCCGGCGACTGGACCCGCGCGTGA
- the glp gene encoding gephyrin-like molybdotransferase Glp, whose protein sequence is MSSTAPQDTGRQQQRLWSVDEHLADILAAIRPLEAIELQLLDAQGCVLVEDVTVPVALPPFDNSSMDGYAVRVADVQGASEEFPAVLTVVGDVAAGSDGLPDGGTVGPGQAARIMTGAPLPAGAEAVVPVEWTDGGSGGGAAAGMTPASSAPEGAGGEVRVHRAAEARAHVRARGSDVQAGDLALAAGTVLGPPQIALLAAIGRGTVRVRPRPRVVVLSTGSELVQPGEALAAGAIYDSNSFALAAAARDAGAIAYRVGAVADDAATLRATIEDQLIRADLLVTTGGVSVGAYDVVKEALSGASAAGKPEDTAEAAEIDFRKLAMQPGKPQGFGSIGPDRTPLLALPGNPVSSYVSFELFVRPAIRALMGLPDVSRPSVRAVLEADKAIGSPAGRRQFLRATYDAGSGTVSPVGGSGSHLIAALAHADSLLVVPEEVTSVEPGTELEVIPLR, encoded by the coding sequence TTGAGCAGCACCGCACCGCAGGACACCGGCCGGCAGCAGCAGCGTCTGTGGTCGGTGGACGAGCACCTGGCGGACATCCTTGCCGCGATCCGGCCACTGGAGGCGATCGAGCTGCAACTGCTCGACGCCCAAGGCTGTGTTCTCGTCGAGGACGTCACCGTGCCCGTCGCCCTCCCGCCCTTCGACAACAGCTCCATGGACGGCTACGCCGTCCGGGTGGCCGATGTCCAGGGGGCGAGCGAGGAGTTTCCCGCGGTGCTGACGGTGGTCGGGGACGTGGCGGCGGGCAGCGACGGGCTGCCCGACGGCGGCACGGTGGGCCCCGGCCAGGCCGCCCGCATCATGACCGGCGCCCCGCTGCCGGCCGGCGCCGAGGCCGTCGTACCGGTCGAGTGGACCGACGGCGGCAGCGGCGGGGGCGCCGCCGCCGGGATGACCCCGGCGAGCTCGGCCCCCGAGGGCGCCGGCGGCGAGGTCCGGGTGCACCGGGCCGCCGAGGCCCGCGCCCACGTCCGGGCGCGCGGCAGCGACGTACAGGCCGGAGACCTGGCCCTGGCCGCCGGGACCGTCCTCGGCCCGCCGCAGATCGCCCTGCTCGCCGCCATCGGCCGCGGCACGGTACGGGTCCGGCCCCGGCCGCGCGTGGTGGTCCTCTCCACCGGCAGCGAACTCGTCCAGCCGGGCGAGGCGCTGGCCGCGGGCGCGATCTACGACTCCAACAGCTTCGCGCTGGCCGCAGCCGCGCGGGACGCCGGAGCCATCGCGTACCGGGTCGGCGCGGTCGCCGACGACGCCGCCACCCTGCGCGCCACCATCGAGGACCAGCTGATCCGGGCCGACCTCCTGGTCACCACGGGCGGGGTGAGCGTCGGCGCGTACGACGTGGTCAAGGAGGCGCTGTCCGGGGCGTCCGCGGCCGGGAAGCCGGAGGACACGGCCGAGGCCGCCGAGATCGACTTCCGCAAGCTCGCCATGCAGCCGGGCAAGCCGCAGGGCTTCGGCTCGATCGGCCCCGACCGCACCCCGCTGCTGGCCCTCCCCGGCAACCCGGTCTCCTCCTACGTCTCCTTCGAGCTCTTCGTACGGCCGGCCATCCGCGCCCTGATGGGCCTGCCCGACGTGTCCCGGCCCAGCGTGCGGGCGGTACTGGAGGCGGACAAGGCCATCGGCTCCCCGGCCGGCCGCCGCCAGTTCCTGCGCGCGACGTACGACGCCGGGTCCGGCACGGTCAGCCCGGTCGGCGGATCCGGTTCGCACCTGATCGCCGCACTGGCCCACGCCGACTCCCTGCTGGTGGTACCGGAAGAGGTCACTTCGGTGGAGCCGGGCACCGAGCTGGAAGTGATCCCGCTCCGCTGA
- the galU gene encoding UTP--glucose-1-phosphate uridylyltransferase GalU: MTQLHPVITKAVIPAAGLGTRFLPATKATPKEMLPVVDKPAIQYVVEEAVSAGLDDVLMITGRNKRPLEDHFDRNYELESALVAKGDDDRLKKVQESSDLATMHYVRQGDPRGLGHAVLCAAPHVGNEPFAVLLGDDLIDPRDPLLRQMVDIQQNTGGTVIALMEVPQENIHLYGCAAVEATDETDVVRITGLVEKPDAADAPSNYAVIGRYVLNPAIFDILRETEPGRGGEIQLTDALQKLAADETIGGPVYGVVFRGRRYDTGDRADYLRAIVRLACEREDLGPEFRTWLHSYVTEEMERP, translated from the coding sequence ATGACTCAGTTGCACCCCGTGATCACCAAGGCCGTCATTCCGGCCGCGGGCCTCGGTACTCGCTTCCTCCCGGCGACGAAGGCCACCCCCAAGGAAATGCTCCCGGTCGTGGACAAGCCGGCCATCCAGTACGTGGTCGAAGAGGCTGTCTCCGCCGGACTGGACGACGTTCTCATGATCACAGGACGTAACAAGCGGCCCCTCGAGGACCACTTCGACCGCAACTACGAGCTGGAGTCGGCCCTCGTCGCCAAGGGTGACGACGACCGCCTGAAGAAGGTCCAGGAGTCCAGCGACCTGGCCACCATGCACTATGTCCGCCAGGGCGACCCGCGCGGCCTCGGCCACGCCGTGCTCTGCGCCGCCCCGCACGTGGGCAACGAGCCCTTCGCGGTGCTGCTCGGCGACGACCTCATCGACCCGCGTGACCCGCTGCTCCGGCAGATGGTGGACATCCAGCAGAACACCGGCGGAACCGTCATCGCGCTGATGGAGGTCCCGCAGGAGAACATCCATCTCTACGGCTGCGCCGCCGTCGAGGCCACCGACGAGACCGACGTCGTCCGGATCACCGGTCTGGTCGAGAAGCCGGACGCGGCCGACGCGCCGAGCAATTACGCGGTCATCGGACGGTATGTCCTCAACCCCGCGATCTTCGACATACTGCGGGAGACCGAGCCGGGCCGCGGTGGGGAGATCCAGCTCACCGACGCCCTGCAGAAGCTGGCCGCCGACGAGACCATCGGCGGTCCGGTGTACGGCGTGGTCTTCCGGGGCCGTCGCTACGACACCGGAGACCGTGCCGACTACCTGCGGGCCATCGTCCGCCTCGCGTGCGAGCGTGAGGACCTGGGCCCGGAGTTCCGCACCTGGCTTCACAGTTACGTCACGGAGGAGATGGAACGGCCTTGA
- a CDS encoding 5-formyltetrahydrofolate cyclo-ligase, with protein MVENRSAGSALKAELRRELLAARRALSPEAAAAAAASLARRALELPELAGAGTVAAYVSVGTEPGTRDLLDGLRRAGKRVLLPVLLPDNDLDWAAYEGPGSLAEIAHPGKMRLLEPAGPRLGPEAVTGADAVLLPGLAVDGRGMRLGRGGGSYDRVLERLERAGAHPALVVLLYDDEVVARVPEEPHDHPVQAVATPSGVRRFG; from the coding sequence GTGGTAGAGAACCGTTCCGCCGGCTCCGCCCTCAAGGCGGAGCTCCGCCGCGAACTGCTGGCGGCCCGTCGCGCCTTGTCCCCGGAGGCCGCAGCCGCGGCGGCTGCCTCGCTCGCCCGCCGGGCGCTGGAGCTGCCCGAGCTGGCCGGTGCGGGCACGGTCGCCGCGTATGTCTCGGTGGGCACCGAGCCCGGCACCCGCGACCTGCTCGACGGGCTGCGCCGGGCCGGCAAGCGGGTGCTGCTGCCCGTACTGCTGCCCGACAACGACCTGGACTGGGCGGCTTACGAGGGTCCCGGCAGCCTGGCCGAGATCGCGCACCCGGGGAAGATGCGGCTGCTGGAGCCCGCCGGTCCGCGGCTCGGGCCGGAGGCGGTGACCGGCGCCGACGCGGTCCTGCTGCCCGGGCTCGCGGTGGACGGCCGCGGGATGCGGCTGGGCCGCGGCGGGGGCAGCTACGACCGGGTGCTGGAGCGGCTGGAGCGGGCGGGCGCGCATCCGGCGCTGGTGGTGCTCCTCTACGACGACGAGGTGGTCGCGCGGGTCCCGGAGGAACCGCACGACCACCCCGTGCAGGCCGTGGCCACCCCCTCGGGGGTGCGCCGGTTCGGCTAG
- a CDS encoding penicillin acylase family protein, translating to MPANETAPPVKKKGRRARLIVLTLVLALVAGLGYGAYWSVDTVRASFPQTTGSLELPGLTGTVEVKRDSHGIPQLYADNDRDLFRAQGFVHAQDRFWEMDVRRHMTSGRLSEMFGSGQVETDAFLRTLGWRQVAKTEFDTKLSPETKENLQAYADGVNAYLKGKSGKDLSVEHAALKLSDGYTPEQWDPVDSVAWLKAMAWDLRGNMQDEIDRALMSGKFSKEQLNQLYPPYPFDRNKPIVEGGKVESGKYAPQGTAPARTGSGTGSGTGTGTGTGSGTGTGTGTTSPAGATEGLRTQLTALSKTLEEIPALLGPNGSGIGSNSWVVSGKYTTTGKPLLANDPHLAPQLPSVWYQMGLHCRKASRECQYQVAGYTFAGTPGVIIGHNQDIAWGMTNLGADVTDLYLEQVRPEGYVYDNKVLPFTTREEVIKVAGGEDKKITVRTTNNGPLVSDRSDELGTVGTRAPVDASAPDRGNGYAVALRWTALDPGKSMDAVFKLNRAKNFAAFREAARDFEVPSQNLIYADNEGQYGNIGYQAPGRIPVRNLGDGRMPAPGWDSKYAWKGTPGSTAGWIPQDELPWDLNPKRGYIVTANQAVVQQGAGKYPHTLTTDWGYGARSQRINDLIEAKIKDNGKISTDDMRTMQMDNSSEIAALLTPILSKIHVSNPDVRAAQKLLDGWNYTQEPDSAAAAYFNAVWRNILKLAFGDKMPKELRVEGSCLSVRDETSGPDDDLAEEVRECGEREPDAAQPDGGDRWFEVVRQLIKDEKSAWWASPATRNEKATTSRDELFARAMADAQWELTAKLGKDRTTWSWGSSHQLMLRNQTIGTEGPGFLQWLLNRGPWNLGGGEATVNATGWNAAGGYGVTWVPSMRMVVNLNDLDKSRWINLTGASGHAYHSNYTDQTDLWAKGELLEWPFSPEAVGKAAKDTLTLKPAGS from the coding sequence ATGCCCGCCAACGAAACCGCCCCCCCCGTCAAGAAGAAGGGGCGACGCGCCCGTCTGATCGTGCTCACCCTGGTGCTGGCGCTCGTCGCGGGCCTCGGTTACGGGGCGTACTGGAGCGTGGACACCGTGCGCGCCTCCTTCCCGCAGACGACCGGCTCCCTGGAGCTTCCCGGGCTGACCGGGACCGTCGAGGTGAAGCGCGACAGCCACGGAATCCCCCAGCTCTACGCCGACAACGACCGCGACCTCTTCCGTGCACAGGGCTTCGTGCACGCCCAGGACCGGTTCTGGGAGATGGACGTTCGTCGTCACATGACCTCCGGCCGGCTCTCGGAGATGTTCGGCAGCGGCCAGGTCGAGACCGACGCCTTCCTGCGGACCCTGGGCTGGCGGCAGGTCGCCAAGACCGAGTTCGATACCAAGCTCTCACCCGAGACCAAGGAGAACCTCCAGGCCTACGCCGACGGGGTCAACGCCTATCTGAAGGGCAAGTCCGGCAAGGACCTCTCGGTCGAGCACGCCGCCCTGAAGCTGAGCGACGGCTACACCCCCGAGCAGTGGGACCCGGTGGACTCGGTGGCCTGGCTCAAGGCCATGGCCTGGGACCTGCGCGGGAACATGCAGGACGAGATCGACCGCGCGCTGATGTCCGGGAAGTTCTCCAAGGAGCAGCTGAACCAGCTCTACCCGCCCTACCCCTTCGACCGGAACAAGCCGATCGTCGAGGGCGGCAAGGTCGAGTCCGGGAAGTACGCCCCGCAGGGCACCGCCCCCGCCCGCACCGGCTCCGGCACGGGCAGCGGCACGGGCACTGGTACCGGCACCGGCTCCGGCACGGGCACCGGAACCGGGACCACCTCCCCGGCCGGCGCCACCGAGGGCCTGCGCACCCAGCTGACCGCCCTCTCCAAGACCCTGGAGGAGATCCCCGCCCTGCTCGGCCCCAACGGCAGCGGCATCGGATCGAACTCCTGGGTCGTCTCCGGCAAGTACACGACCACCGGCAAGCCGCTGCTGGCCAACGACCCGCACCTGGCCCCGCAGCTGCCCTCGGTCTGGTACCAGATGGGCCTGCACTGCCGGAAGGCCTCCCGCGAGTGCCAGTACCAGGTCGCCGGCTACACCTTCGCCGGCACCCCCGGTGTGATCATCGGCCACAACCAGGACATCGCCTGGGGCATGACCAACCTGGGCGCCGACGTCACCGACCTCTACCTGGAGCAGGTCCGTCCCGAGGGCTACGTCTACGACAACAAGGTGCTGCCCTTCACCACCCGTGAAGAGGTCATCAAGGTCGCCGGCGGCGAGGACAAGAAGATCACCGTCCGGACCACCAACAACGGCCCGCTGGTCTCCGACCGCAGCGACGAGCTCGGCACCGTCGGCACCCGCGCCCCCGTCGACGCCTCCGCCCCCGACCGGGGCAACGGCTACGCGGTCGCCCTGCGCTGGACCGCCCTGGACCCGGGCAAGTCCATGGACGCCGTGTTCAAACTGAACCGGGCCAAGAACTTCGCGGCCTTCCGCGAGGCCGCCCGCGACTTCGAGGTCCCCTCGCAGAACCTGATCTACGCCGACAACGAGGGCCAGTACGGCAACATCGGCTACCAGGCCCCGGGCCGGATCCCGGTCCGCAACCTCGGCGACGGCCGGATGCCCGCCCCCGGCTGGGACTCCAAGTACGCCTGGAAGGGCACCCCGGGCAGCACCGCCGGCTGGATCCCGCAGGACGAGCTGCCCTGGGACCTCAACCCCAAGCGGGGCTACATCGTCACCGCCAACCAGGCCGTGGTGCAGCAGGGCGCGGGCAAGTACCCGCACACCCTGACCACCGACTGGGGCTACGGCGCCCGCAGCCAGCGGATCAACGACCTCATCGAGGCGAAGATCAAGGACAACGGCAAGATCTCCACCGATGACATGCGGACCATGCAGATGGACAACAGCAGCGAGATCGCCGCGCTGCTGACGCCCATCCTGTCCAAGATCCATGTCTCGAACCCCGATGTCCGCGCCGCCCAGAAGCTGCTGGACGGCTGGAACTACACCCAGGAGCCGGACTCGGCCGCGGCGGCCTACTTCAACGCCGTCTGGCGCAACATCCTCAAGCTGGCCTTCGGCGACAAGATGCCCAAGGAGCTCCGGGTCGAGGGCAGCTGCCTGAGCGTCCGGGACGAGACCTCCGGCCCCGACGACGACCTCGCCGAGGAAGTGCGCGAGTGCGGCGAGCGCGAGCCGGACGCGGCCCAGCCGGACGGCGGCGACCGCTGGTTCGAGGTGGTCCGCCAGCTGATCAAGGACGAGAAGTCGGCCTGGTGGGCCTCGCCCGCGACCCGCAACGAGAAGGCGACCACCAGCCGCGACGAGCTCTTCGCCCGGGCCATGGCGGACGCCCAGTGGGAGCTGACGGCCAAGCTGGGCAAGGACCGCACCACCTGGAGCTGGGGCAGCTCGCACCAGCTGATGCTGCGCAACCAGACCATCGGCACCGAAGGCCCCGGCTTCCTGCAGTGGCTGCTCAACCGGGGCCCCTGGAACCTGGGGGGCGGCGAGGCCACGGTCAACGCCACCGGCTGGAACGCGGCCGGCGGCTACGGGGTCACCTGGGTGCCGTCCATGCGGATGGTCGTGAACCTCAACGACCTGGACAAGTCCCGCTGGATCAACCTGACCGGCGCCTCCGGGCACGCGTACCACTCGAACTACACCGACCAGACGGACCTCTGGGCCAAGGGCGAGCTGCTGGAGTGGCCGTTCAGCCCGGAGGCGGTCGGCAAGGCCGCGAAGGACACGCTGACGCTCAAGCCGGCCGGCTCATGA